TTGACGCTGGAGTGCCAATAGTCGGAGATTGGGCTTCAATTATTGCGCGCCGTCCATCGTGTTTCAGCTCCAATCTCGTCAGCCTTACGGTCTCCTGAACAACTCTCGGTCCCGTCGATCCCGGGTCTGGACCTCTTGGACGATTTCCTGAAAGGTGGGAGAGACCTGTGTATAAAAACTTGGCGCCAAGTCTTATAGACGTCTCTTCCCAGTTCGTTGGCAGAGAATCTACCGGCTCACAATCAGCCACATCGGGCATTTTCAAGTTTTCCCCAGTCTCAACCATGCACTTCAACGCCGTGGCTGGGCTTGCACTGAGCCTCGTGGGCTCCGCATCGGCATTGGCAGCCCCCAAGCTTCCTGCTTCTGGTCTCTGTCCCAACGGCCAGTACTGGGACACTGGTAAGGGCTGTACTGCATCGCCGCCGCCTCAGAGGTGTTCCTCAGGCCAGTACTATGATAGTCTCAAGGGTTGCGTGAAAGGCCAGCCCCCTAGTGGACCTCCAGGCTTGCTCTGCAGCATTGTCAAGACCCTGGTCAAGGTGGCACGTCAGGATTTGCAGGCTACGTCCTTTTGCTCTTCGTACCTCAGCATTCCCGTGTCGACCAAGTCGGTTACGGTGACAGCCTACACTACGTATGGCAATCCGTGTCCTTATTGGCAGTGAAAAGTCTCTAATATTTTCTAGTATCACTACGACCACTTCCACCATCACGTCAGgagtcaccaccaccactgaTTCAACCAAGACTATCACGGACTCTACAACCACTACCACCTCCACCGAGACCAAAACGACAACGACCAAGAGTACGACTACATCCACTATTACAGAAGTCATCAAGACCGAAACCATTACTGCATGCGCATCTCCTGTCGGCCGCAAGGTGAAGCGCGATTACGACCTTGAGGCTCATGAGGAAAGAGTCAAGCAGGACAAGTTGCACCGCATTGAAGCACGCGGTATTGCAAAGCCTGGAGCCTTTGGAAACTACGTCGACCCTGCAGCCGTGTCCTACGCTTGCAACTGCTTCGATATTCCTCCCTACACCACTACATCAGTCACAACTTTGCGGACCAAGACCGTTACTACTTCCGTCACCGTAAGCATCACGGTCCCTCTATTCTGTTTCAACCCCTATTAACAACTCGTGTGCCCAGGTTCCCTCGACTGAAAGGGTTACTGCTACTGCCACGGCTACCGCCACTTCCACATCGACCGTCACAGAGCCAGCTACCGTCTATTCTGAGACGGTCACTGAAAAGACAACTACCTCGATAACTCAAACCGTCCTCAAGCCAACTGTTAGCATCCTCGCCATGGGAGGATGGAACAATGGCAATGCGCTCTACGATATGGGTGACGGTACAGTCGGCGACGACGGCCCCTATGGAACCACGCTCATGTTCACCCTGGGACTTGACGGAACTCTGAAAGTGACCAATGGTGCAAGGAGCGGCTCCAACGGACAGACTGACCCCAACAATTACGGCTCCAGCTCGTACGTGCTGTTCGGGTTCAACGGTGGCGCGCTGAAGGACATGACCTGCACCGTCACGCAAAACACCGACGGCTCTTGTCCCCTGACGTGCCAGGGCACCCGCGGAAGCACCAACTTTGACTGCGGTGTCTACTGGCGACTGGGCAGTGACGCTGATGTGCAAGGTTGTTCAGTGTTTACTCCCTATGCTGTTGGTTCTGTTGGTGGCTGAGCTCAGAAATGCGCGGATGCGTTGATGAATCAATGACTTTTGGATGCCATGTTGGTGGTAGATGTGAATGATACGGCTGTCCGCGTACACGAAGGAATGATGGCCCTGAGTATATAAGTTTCTCTTTATAGACATGAATACCTAACTGGCTAGGATCCTCCACGGTTTCTGGCCATACGAATTGTATGATATTCTTTTACTCTAAAACTTCTGCCGTCTTTAAACACTCGAGTTGAtatccatcaacaccaaccgtCCTCCCGTAACTGGCGCCTCACATGATCGGTACAACCAGTCCATACGAGTCCTCCTCAAGTAATTTGCTACTATCAATAGACAAAGAGTATAATTGAGAGATCAGGACTGCTCGGTATATGAGCAAATCGTCAAGCGGGTGTTGGCTTGTGTTGGGCAGTTTCCAAACCGAACGCCCTCGTGGCTcgccctcctcttcatcctcatttATATTCTCTTCCACTTCTTCGGTTTCCCAGAGATCCCTTATCCTGTCAAGGAGCTTGCAAACTCCCTCCTTGGCTCGATCGAAACTCACTGCATCGGCTGGAAACACCCCGTGGAAGAGACAAGCTTTCAGGTCTGGGTCCCCAACAGCGTGGAGGAACCGTTGGAGTTTCTCATGTAATGCAAGAAACATGAACTGGTCCCTACCTATAGTGCTTTCTGTAGTCCCCGGGTGGGCGTTGAGCATGACTTCTTGTATAGCGTGACCCAGGATACCCAGAGTCATCTGTCGGCAGAGAACGAGCGGCCCTGCTTGTTTGAGCCAAGCGTCGATCGTGACGATTTCAAATTCTAGTGCCGTTTTTGCTGCCACCTCTTCCAAACGATCGCCATCGCTCGCGGACAACGGCCTGTCAAGGTAATCAGACGTTAGTGCCCAAGCTGTTGGGCTTAACTTGAGGTCCGTCACCGGGCCATCGGTTACTGTCGCCGCCCAAGAAGTTGCCTGTGACACTAAAGTGCTCTGATCTCTGGAAAAGTCTCTAGGTTGGTCAGAAGAGAGTTCCAGGTACGCCGAAGCCCTCATGGCCCAAAATCGGCTCTGTAGGAACAGAGTATCTAGCTTGTCGCGGAACCGAGCCTTTGTGCGGGGGAACAGGAGTGGTAGGAAACGTGGTCGATCCGCTATTAGAGGATACAATGGACCCCATCTCGCGATATTGAAGTTAATCAGATTCTGATCCAGCAGTTGTCGCAGGAGTCCACAGGATGAAGGCCACGTTACCGGCAATAACCCGCAACAGCGCTGACTCGGAGGTGCTTTCTGGTCATTGCAAAGACATTCTGCTTCAGCTCTCTTGAGAAACATCATGGTCAGTTCGAAGTGAACATAGTTCCAGTCGAGCTCTCTTGCATAGGTGGCCACGATTGACCCTCGTTGGTTCATCGCTTCTTCAGTTTCGACCACCGGGACTTCCATGTATCCATTGGCATACAATATCAAACTTCGTACTTCATCCAACCCCTGAGAAGTCGGCGAGAGTTCGGCCTCGTGTCTTTCAAAGAGTCCCACGGCACCCAAGAGCGGATGTTGGCGAAAGGTGAGGTTGAACCCGGTGCCTTGCACCCGGGGAAGTTTGGATTCTGAATTGATGATAAGACGGGCATAGCCTCTAGCAAAAATGATGGTGAGAGTGACGACAAATCGTATGGAGCCGTATGCAGGGACTATTGAGAAGTCGGATGGTATATAATCGGCTCCTGTGGACTTGCTTCCCCATAGTTTCGTTTCGTCCAAATCCATTGCTGTCAAAAGGGCAAGCCAGGTCGCTGGGAAATAGTCGTCATGTCTCTTTTTGAGGTACTTGGGGTCTTCGAGTACTACTAGGTCTTTCGCAGGGATATGGTGAGTGCGTCGATGCCGGAGATGATCCAATTGATCCCAAGGTGGTTCCAATATCGCCTTAGCGAGAAGGACTGGAGTCCGTGAGACTGTTCGATATCTCATCTCGATCCAGTCGAACTTCGCATCATTGAGACGTGACCATGGACCGATGGCATACGCGCCGGACTTGGTTCGCCCAGGCCCGGCTGCCAAAAGACCTTGTCCAATAGTCAGGGCCGCAAACAAGAGGGCAACCATGCCAATGACGGCCGTGACAGCGAAACTGAGAGGGTCCCAGTTGAACTGATTGTTCTCATCTTGAATCTCGCTGAGGATGCTGACGACTGTCTTGAGGATGCATTCTGTGGTGTTGAGAGAGCACTCGGCGCTCTTGGAAGACATTCTGGTGAAGGACACAGAGCGGGGACCttgaagagggagagatACAGGCGATTGGTGATTTATGAGTCGCGATTGTAGCGCGTGGCTGTGTCCACCAGCGAGACAATGAGGCGCGCTATTGAAAACACTAGTCTTAGAGCGAACAGGAGGGAGCCCGCAAGGTTGACAGAAGGCAACATTTAACTAAATTAGCTTGTGGCTGGAGACGTGAGAGATATAGTCTAGTAGGTATCTGGAGTCACGATGTTGTACCGACACCGGTGTCCTCCTCAGGCTGACCCCTGATATCTCGGACGAAGGAGGTGATAATGACATTGTCGCTAGTCTAGCGGCACCCTCGATACCTTGACTTTGAAGTGAGGCCCAAAACAAATTCTTCGGTCATTAACACGCTCGACTTGGAAATAAACCCGGAACTTCTTCCCACCATGCCAAACCAGGATCGACTTTTGGCCCAGCTTGACTCCATGGCGTCTAAGCACCCCTTCCACAACTTCAGCTGGATAGTCAAGAGCTTCGGCGAAAACAAAAAGATCTTGCATGagcccatccatcccctCCTCGGACGAGTTGAGGATGGTTCCTTGGAATTCCCACTCGTTGTTTGACTTGTGCCAAAAACACACCAGCATCTCGCCGCTCATCCCTGAAGGTCTCACGCAGCCCCAACGTCGCACGGCGCTGTCGGGACTGAAAAAAACAGAGTCTTCTACATCCCAATGCTTCTGCGGTATGCCATGTACTCCCAGTCTCGGGACGTCAGAAGGGAACTCGACAGCGACGGCGACGTGGCGGAAGATGGAGACCAAGCTTCCAGAGGTCAGCTGCTCGCGTGGTAACCTTGTGAGCAGAGTAAAAGATTTGGATTTGATTGGATAAGAACTGGTGATTCCGAGGCTCAGGTCCATTCTTCCCGACTTGGCCGCTCTCATGAAAATGTTTGGTCCGGCCTTGCGCATGGGAATGAGGATAGGTCGGTGCTGCTCATCCTTGTTGGTGCATTGGAGTGAAAGAGAGTAACGGATAGCGCCATCCTTGTACTCCGACACCCAGTGAGGTCCTTGCATATGAATTcccttgttggtgatggccatTTCGTATTCATTGACCAATGGATCTGTCCTCAGTGTCAGGCTCGAACACCAAGTAAAGTCCTCAGGTCCCTCAGCAAGGAAACTGAGATAAGGACGTCCATCCCAGCTCCCGCGCCAGGTCCAGGCAAAGATGCTCAAATCGTTGGTGGTCCTGATGATCTCCTCTTGCAGTCGTGTAAACGCCTTGCGCCCCTCCCCATAGAGCATAGGCATGTTGATATTGAAGATTCCCAGGAGGCAATAGGCCAGGTCTTCATCTCGGGTTGTCTTCCTCTTGGCAGCCCAAGAGAATCGCTTCGCAACGCATGCCGAAGAGAGCGGAACTTTGTGACTCAATATGCCAGCGTCGATGTTGGTTACTGTCGAGAGCTGCTTGAGGAGGCTCATCTTGTCGCCAGCATTCTTCCAAGAACGATCAAAGAACTGCACCGTCTTTGGCGCAATGAGCTCTTGCAAGGTCCAACCGCGACTGAACCACCGACAGTCTTTCAGGTTTCCATCTTGCAAATCTGACAGATAGGCGTAGCAGACCTTGGCTTGCTGGTACCACTGGTACATGGAGTTTATCGCCTCGGTCAGCTCGGCGCTGCTCGACTTGTCGATACAGCATGTATCGATCCATACATATTCGATGCCATCGCCTATCGCAAGTCTACATGTGTTTTGAATCTTCTTGTAGCCCTTCTTATCCTTGGCGACCGGGGACTTGCAGTCCTCAAAGGTGACCTCTTCGCCATCTTCCCAGGTGTGCGAGAGGATTGCGTAGGAAGGAATGTTGTTGCGGTAGAACTCTTTGAACCGAATTTTGCCATCTTTTGTGAACTTCTTGGCAGAAATCAACCTCATTGTGAAGGCACGATTGGTTTCGATAGGTGTGGAAGATGTCAGCGATGAAATATGAGGGGTTTTCCGCAATTCTGGGCATGTCAGATTACAGACAAGGAACCAGATACCTATTTGGTTTAGTCATGTAAAAGTGCGTTcgtttataaagatattcaTCAGTATGCCCAATTCCAAATTTTCATGATAAATAtcaaatttaataaattcaaAGCGTACTGACAAACGAATGCCAGCGGATGCCGTTGCCGTGAGAAAGAGTAATTGGGTTTAAAATGCACAGTGAGATAATTATGGGCCCGATCCCTTGGTTGTGGATGGAGCGATATCGAATCCAAGTACATGCATTTAGATTCATGACATGGTTGAGATATAGCGTCTCTCAATACTGCAACCGTTTCAGGCCTTCGAAACTCGCTACTTGATCTCACTCACCATTGGCGTTATCCCTCAATGCCAAAAGGATCAATGGTTGGATCCTCATGTCTCTGGTACTCCATCCAAACAGCAATGTCCTGCGCAATATTTTCTCCATAGACCTCCTTAACAAATCCAAACATGAGATCAATTCCCGAGCACACCCCCGAAGACGTCCAGATGTTTCCATCGACTACCCATCGAGCGCTTGGAACCCATTCGACTTGGGGACGCCAAGCAGGAATCACCTTCCAGGCTCCTTTGAACGTCGTGGCTTTCTTGCCATCCAAAAGCCCGGACAGCGAGGTGATCCCAGACCCGGTGCACACGGTCACAAGGTACTTGAGGCTAGGGTACTGCTTCTGGATGAACTTTATGATTGGGTTCACGACTGTAGGGTTGGGCTGCCCGACATTGTTGGGGTCCGGATCAAAGCACCCCATACCGCCGGGGATGATGAGAACGTCGAGCTGCGGAGCCGTCTCAAAAGTGTGGGTAGGTGTTATAAGCTGGGAAGTGGTGAATGGGGGCATTCCCATCTTGTCTGGCCAGGTCTTGGGGAAGGTTGACGTAGGTTTCAGGTTCTCAGATATGACTGACAGGGAAACACCCTCGACGTGGGTAGTGAGGACATTGAGAACGTCGATTGGACCACAGACGTCGATGAGTTGGAAACCCTCATAGAGGACAACTCCGTATTTTTTGGGCGCTTGTACCATGGCTGTAGAGAGTGTGGGTGTTTTGGTActggttgaagaaggggaaCTGGCCTGTCTCTGGTTACACAGGTGGAAGTGAGAGTGGAATTATCTGCCTATTTATACAAACTCAAGTCCTACATAAAAGAACACTACATATATTCAAACGTCCTTAAGTCTTCTTTTTCAGGAGATAAGGGCGGTCATGGGCGTAATTTTGTCATTGCGATTTCAACACGATACTCGGATCCGCACCTCCCGCAAGGATTCAAGTCCAAGAACCATTGAAGGCTGCATGAAGGGCCAGCTCCTTTAAACACTAAGCTCCTAACAGGAAAGATCCTCCACAGTTATGATTATAAAGGCATTTTTCCTCCTGTACTCTAATTATGACACCTAGACATTACGGCTCTGGCCCTGATAGACAGAGTGAGACTTGGGTAAGGCTTCTGGTGCGCATGTATAGAAGTCTTAGTCAATGGGATGCAATGATACAGCAATAGAGAGAATCAACCTGCCCCAAGCCTTGTGTTGGTTCACGCGAGACCTGCTGGGTTGGCTGTCCGAGGGTGACTGAGAGAAGCCAAGCAGACCTGTCATTTGGCCTTGACGCATTTGTTGAAGTTCTAGGCGTTCAAGGCCGGCACCTTGAGACAGCCCATCTCAGCCCTACCCCACGCTCAAAGGTTGTTAATCTGGGGTAACCTCCACCAATCCCTTCCCCAGATCCTCCCCAAGGTAGCATCAGTAGTGTTAATGCCAGGCTGCAATTGCGGCTCCGCACCACACCAACCTAGTTGGCATCCCTGAAAGGGTTGCAATATGGTCACATGAAGCTTGAAATACTTTCTAAGATTGTGTTCACTAGAGAGACCAGCACAGGGTCAGCTTCAGGTAAGAGTGGAGAATGCGGGAAAAGAGAATACGATACTCTGTCGGGAGGGACTCAATAGCACATTTTCTCCCAAAAGCATTTCTCATCCTGTCGTCTATATAAGATGCGGCACCCAAATCGCTTGCCTGCTGTCATCTTTTAGCTCCGGTTCCGGAAGCACATGAGCGGGAGCGGCTCCGATGCCCCAGGTACGGAGCCGTGTGATGAAGCCGGCATAACGGAGCCGTGATACCCCACCTGACCGGGCCTACAGCACCACCATACATTGTCCAACGGTTATTGGCAGCACCTTAGCAGTAGCTCAGGTGGTTTGGGCTGTCGCTAGGTACTATCGATATAGGGATGCGTGACACGTGAGGAGGGATAAGCGGGATGTAGCAAAAGTCCATCTTTATCCATGTTCCCCAATACTACTTCTTAAAAACGGTTTTAACGATGATAAGAAACAGTGCTTGTTCAGGATAATATGAAAATGGAATATACTTCGAATGTATCGCAATATATATGTCATAGTTGGAGTGTCTATTTCAACGGTTTGTCATAGTCACAAGTACAGTTTTTACCACGCAACGGGATAAAACCCTCACGGCATGGTACACTAGAT
The window above is part of the Fusarium falciforme chromosome 3, complete sequence genome. Proteins encoded here:
- a CDS encoding HET domain-containing protein; this encodes MRLISAKKFTKDGKIRFKEFYRNNIPSYAILSHTWEDGEEVTFEDCKSPVAKDKKGYKKIQNTCRLAIGDGIEYVWIDTCCIDKSSSAELTEAINSMYQWYQQAKVCYAYLSDLQDGNLKDCRWFSRGWTLQELIAPKTVQFFDRSWKNAGDKMSLLKQLSTVTNIDAGILSHKVPLSSACVAKRFSWAAKRKTTRDEDLAYCLLGIFNINMPMLYGEGRKAFTRLQEEIIRTTNDLSIFAWTWRGSWDGRPYLSFLAEGPEDFTWCSSLTLRTDPLVNEYEMAITNKGIHMQGPHWVSEYKDGAIRYSLSLQCTNKDEQHRPILIPMRKAGPNIFMRAAKSGRMDLSLGITSSYPIKSKSFTLLTRLPREQLTSGSLVSIFRHVAVAVEFPSDVPRLGVHGIPQKHWDVEDSVFFSPDSAVRRWGCVRPSGMSGEMLVCFWHKSNNEWEFQGTILNSSEEGMDGLMQDLFVFAEALDYPAEVVEGVLRRHGVKLGQKSILVWHGGKKFRVYFQVERVNDRRICFGPHFKVKVSRVPLD
- a CDS encoding DJ-1 protein-PfpI domain-containing protein, whose amino-acid sequence is MVQAPKKYGVVLYEGFQLIDVCGPIDVLNVLTTHVEGVSLSVISENLKPTSTFPKTWPDKMGMPPFTTSQLITPTHTFETAPQLDVLIIPGGMGCFDPDPNNVGQPNPTVVNPIIKFIQKQYPSLKYLVTVCTGSGITSLSGLLDGKKATTFKGAWKVIPAWRPQVEWVPSARWVVDGNIWTSSGVCSGIDLMFGFVKEVYGENIAQDIAVWMEYQRHEDPTIDPFGIEG